A single Zootoca vivipara chromosome 1, rZooViv1.1, whole genome shotgun sequence DNA region contains:
- the PSMA1 gene encoding proteasome subunit alpha type-1, whose amino-acid sequence MFRNQYDNDVTVWSPQGRIHQIEYAMEAVKQGSATVGLKSKNHAVLVALKRAQSELAAHQKKILYVDNHIGISIAGLTADARLLCNFMRQECLDSRFVFDRPLPVSRLVSLIGSKTQIPTQRYGRRPYGVGLLIAGYDDMGPHIFQTCPSANYFDCKAMSIGARSQSARTYLERHMTEFADCNLNELVKHGLRALRETLPAEQDLTTKNVSIGIVGKDMEFTIYDDDDVAPFLEGLEERPQRKTAQPAEEPAEKAEEPMEH is encoded by the exons ATG TTTCGCAACCAGTATGACAATGATGTCACCGTTTGGAGCcctcag GGGCGAATTCACCAAATTGAATATGCAATGGAGGCTGTCAAGCAAGGCTCTGCAACTGTTGGACTAAAATCAAAGAACCATGCTGTTCTAGTTGCTTTAAAG agGGCACAGTCTGAGCTGGCAGCTCATCAGAAAAAAATCTTATATGTCGACAACCATATCGGTATTTCAATTGCTGGGCTTACTGCTGATGCAAGACTTCTATG CAATTTCATGCGCCAGGAGTGTCTGGATTCTAGATTTGTATTTGACAGACCTCTTCCAGTGTCTCGACTAGTATCTCTGATTGGAAGTA AAACGCAGATACCAACACAACGGTATGGCAGGAGGCCATATGGTGTCGGACTTCTCATTGCAGGCTATGAT GATATGGGTCCCCATATCTTCCAGACCTGTCCTTCTGCAAATTATTTTGACTGCAAAGCAATGTCCATTGGAGCTAGGTCCCAGTCAGCTCGAACTTACTTGGAGCGACACATGACCGAATTTGCTGACT GTAATCTGAATGAGCTAGTTAAGCATGGACTGCGTGCCTTGAGAGAGACTCTTCCTGCAGAGCAGGATCTGACTACTAAG AATGTTTCCATTGGGATTGTTGGTAAAGATATGGAGTTCActatttatgatgatgatgatgtagcacCATTCCTAGAAGGACTTGAAGAAAGACCCCAGAGAAAG ACTGCTCAACCTGCTGAAGAACCTGCAGAAAAGGCTGAAGAACCAATGGAGCACTAA